The nucleotide window TCGCCTTCTTTACAAGTTACTGGTGTCTTACATTTATCAGCAATCTTATCGGCGTCAGTATCTACGGCAACTGCAGGTGCAGTACAAGTTACTGGTTTCTTTTCCTCTGGAGGAGGAGGGGGAGTGGTTCCTTCCTCACAAGCAGTTCCGTTTTCCTTTGCCTTGAATACTTGTGAAACCAATTTTGCAGTTTCAACTCGGCTGATATTCTTTTTTGGCTCAAAGTTCTTTTTCCCCTCAGTAGAAATGATACAAAGGTCTCCTGCAGCCTTTACGTACTTATATTCCCAATCATTCTTTTCACTGACATCATCGAACTTTGTAGTTCCATCGGTGTCAGTAGCAATGGGAGCAGCCTCCATAAGGACTTTAAGTGCCTCTCCTCGTGTTGCTGGATCAGTAGGTCTGAAATATTCAGCCTTTTTGATAATATCATACGAGAGGGCCATTTCTGCCCACCCGAATACCCAGTTGTCTTTTGTGTTCGGCACATCCTTGAAGGATGCAACATCTCCCACTACCTCAGAATCAATCTCCCCGACAAAGGCAGAAACGGCCATTTTGACGAGCTCTGAACGAGCAACTTTGTCATCTGGTCGGAATGTCTTGTTGTCCTTTGACAAAACCCCTTTTTCAACAAGGTCCTCAATAAAATCGATTCCCCAGTGGTCTGATGGAACATCGCTGTATGTCCCTGCTGCTACTGCAAGAGGAACAACGAGAATATTCGCCATGACCGCTAATGAGGCAAGGCTCGCGAGGAGTCTTTTTAGCGTTTTCATAAAATATATGGATAAAAAAATGAAATAAAAAATTGAATTTTTTGCAAAAGCAAGAATTCAAAAATTAACGGAGTGAAAAAAATATCCACTCACGAAAACAACGTTTTTCAAAAGTCAGTAGGTATGTATTTTCTTTGAATGCATGCATCTTCCAAAAACCAGGTGGTGAAGAATGTACGCAGTTTGTAGGGAGATTCGAACTTAATTTAATCTAAAATTTAAAATCTAACTCCGCTGAAGCGGAGTAAAAATTTTGCTTTCCGTTTGTCATTTTGCCGATATTTTAAAGACCTCTCTCTCCTGACTTGGCCACTCGGCCACAAGCATCAATTTAGTAAAAAATCCCTCGCCACGCGTTTTGCCCCGAAATATATCGCAGGAATATTACGGGTTTGCAGGGAGGGTGTCAATAAAAATATGTGCTTTTTCCTCTCAAAAGTGAAACACTTTTTTTTGCCAGAAGAGAAACATACAAAAACCATGAAACACAAGGTGCAGACTGTGTTTTCATGTTTCACTGTATACATTTTTTATAAAAGAATTTTTACAAGTGTTTCAGTGTTTTTGAATCAAAAATTTGACCAAAGAAGAATTAATTTTTTTCAAAAATAATACTATTCCATATGTTGTTTTCTTTGTAAATAAGCTGTTTTTGATCCGAAAGAAAAAATGTTTCTGTGATACTGAGACCCGAAAGAAATACTCGAGATGTTTTCATTACATCATTCCAAAAAAGTATTTGTGATGGCGTTACAATAAGGATATCATCGCTTTTACTCAGCCATGAGGCTTCTAAAATTTGTTCTGACAGAGCAAATGCTTTTGTGATTTTTTTGGTTTTTACATCCTTCAAAAAGAGTTCATTTTTTTCGAAAGAAAGAAGTTTTTGCCTTTGAAGTGAGAAAAAATTTTCAATATTCCTCACTTTTTCAGAAGAAAAAATTCCCTGTGAAAAAACATCTTGCGCCTCTATGGCGCCATTTTCGAGCGTTGCCATGAGCTTTCCTTCTTTGGTAAGAGTAATGCTTCGCGGAGGCGCTGTAAGTTCAATAATTGATTTTTCAGAAGTCACGAAATTCACCACGTCAATAATGCTGAGATCATGAAAGAGCCGTACATATCCTCTTTTTTCAGAATCCCAGACGACCTCCTCAGCGCTTCCAATCGGAGTAATAAAAGTTCGAGGATTTTTGGGAAGAAGGTGGATATGCGCAAGTTCTGTTACAAAATCTTCCCGAACCACGAGATCTGTTTCAAGAGGAATTGAATTACTCGCTTCAAGCCGAACATGTACTTTTCCGAGAGGAAATCCGCGAAAAACTTGCGGGGACTTTCCGACAAATTTGTCATCTAAAAAAATAAGTGTCGCTTCTTCTGGAATTGTAGAAATGCTAAGAACTCCAGTTTTCATGACTTCACCAGTGGCGAATTCAAACCTCCATCCCTGCACATAAAAAAGTGAAAGGAGTGATCCGGAAATGAAGAAACAGAGCCAAATGAGGAGCGCGAAGAGCTTTTTCAAAGGGAATATTAAAACTTTTTCTTTTTTCCTATATGCTGAACAAAGTAATCAATTGTTTTCAATAGCCTTAGTATAGAGTTCTATTGCCTCCGTAATGTTTTTGAGGACTGCGGCGTAGGTTTTTCCTTGTGAAAAACACCCTGGTAAACTCGGGACATTCGCTATAAAAAACCCATCTTCGCCTTTAGAAATAATTATATTGCGAGCCATGCTTAAGCAATAAATTCTGAAGTATTCTCTCTATTTTTGTTGTAAAAAATCAATGCCTTCTTTCTCATCCCTCACCTCATATCCTCGTGATTCTATTTCCTTTCTGAGTTCATCCGCCATTTTCCAATCTTTCCTTTTCCTTGCGTCTTGCCTTTTCTTGGCGAGAGAGAGAATTTTTTCTGGAACCTCAATGTTCTTTGGGGAAAAATTAACGCCAAAAATTTGTTCGGCAAAGCGGAGAAACTCTTCGAGCTCCTCAAGGTGAGGCGACTCAGCGTCGAGCGCTTCAAAGAGAGTCGCAGCTGCCTGAGGAGTATTCAAATCATCACACAGAGCGTCTTCAAAAGATTGTCGGTATTTTTTTAAGCTTTTCCCCTGTTTTGCCGGATTTTTCTGAATTTCTCTCACCTTATTGTGAATGCGATCTAACGAATTTTTTGCCGCAAAAATTGACTCGTCAGAAAGATTGAGCTTTGTTTGATAATGATTCGTGACGAGAAAAAAGCGAATTGCCGCAGGAGAAAATCCCTTTTTCATAAGGTCATGGAGAGTATAAAAATTCCCCAGTGACTTCGACATTTTTTTGCCTTGAACGAGGAGATGTTCATTGTGTACCCAAAACCTGGCAGTATCTTCAGCGTAACCAGCAGTGCTCTGAGCAATCTCATCTTCGTGATGCGGAAACTTGAGATCTACTCCGCCAGAATGAATATCAAAAGGAAATTTTTTAAATGCTGCTTTCGACATTGCACTGCACTCAATATGCCACCCCGGTCTTCCGGGAAAGT belongs to Candidatus Peregrinibacteria bacterium and includes:
- a CDS encoding type II toxin-antitoxin system HicB family antitoxin, which encodes MARNIIISKGEDGFFIANVPSLPGCFSQGKTYAAVLKNITEAIELYTKAIENN
- a CDS encoding cysteine--tRNA ligase, with protein sequence MQFLLQNTLSGQKETFSPKHGNQVDYYSCGPTVYNVVHIGNLRAFLNADTLYRWMKYGMKYDVRWVMNITDVDDKTIRDSQKEFPEMNPMEALLKFTRKYEEFFFRDLEILSIHRDSFYKNPRATESIPEMQELIRSIMESGIGYEKDGSIYFSLEKYTEKSTYGRLVHLNLDAMKTGSRTLADEIEKENVQDFVLWKAHKEGEPSWAFSLNGKNFPGRPGWHIECSAMSKAAFKKFPFDIHSGGVDLKFPHHEDEIAQSTAGYAEDTARFWVHNEHLLVQGKKMSKSLGNFYTLHDLMKKGFSPAAIRFFLVTNHYQTKLNLSDESIFAAKNSLDRIHNKVREIQKNPAKQGKSLKKYRQSFEDALCDDLNTPQAAATLFEALDAESPHLEELEEFLRFAEQIFGVNFSPKNIEVPEKILSLAKKRQDARKRKDWKMADELRKEIESRGYEVRDEKEGIDFLQQK